One Chanodichthys erythropterus isolate Z2021 chromosome 10, ASM2448905v1, whole genome shotgun sequence DNA segment encodes these proteins:
- the denr gene encoding density-regulated protein codes for MATTENAESGLPENKGDRADPDAKYPLKVLYCGVCSLPVEYCEYMPEPAKCKQWLEKNFPDVFAKLTLGTAPKQETKGGGGGGGGGEAPPAGEEEEKKKQKRGGRGQIKQKKKTVPQKVTIAKIPRAKKKYVTRVCGLATFDIDLKEAQRFFAQKFSCGASVTADDEIIIQGDFTDDIIDVIQEKWPEVDDDSIDDLGEVKK; via the exons ATGGCTACTACTGAGAATGCAGAGTCAGGTTTACCAGAAAATAAAGGGGATCGGGCTGACCCAGATGCAAAATACCCACTGAAAGTTCTCTACTGTGGAG TGTGTTCCCTGCCTGTAGAG TACTGTGAGTACATGCCTGAGCCAGCCAAATGCAAACAGTGGCTTGAGAAGAACTTTCCTGATGTGTTTGCAAAACTGACTCTTG GTACAGCACCCAAACAGGAAacaaaaggaggaggaggaggtggcGGCGGTGGAGAGGCGCCCCCTGcaggagaggaagaggagaagaagaaacagaagagag GTGGAAGAGGTCAAATCAAACAGAAAAAGAAGACCGTCCCTCAAAAAGTCACGATAGCAAAAATCCCAAGAGCTAAAAAGAAATACGTCACGAGGGTGTGTGGCTTGGCCACTTTCG ACATCGACCTTAAGGAGGCGCAAAGGTTTTTTGCTCAGAAATTCTCCTGCGGTGCCTCAGTGACAGCAGATGATGAAATCATCATTCAGGGAGACTTTACAGATGACATCATCGACGTCATCCAGGAAAAGTGGCCTGAG GTGGATGACGACAGCATTGACGATCTTGGAGAGGTCAAAAAGTGA